The Algoriphagus halophilus sequence AGCTTCTAGGCGAAGCAGCATCTGAACCACTTTTTCATCCATTCCCGCTCTAGGAGGATCCGTAATGATGACATCTGGCGCAGCATGGTTTTGAATGAACTCTTCATTTAAGATGTCCTTCATATCACCCGCATAAAACAGGGTATTTTCAATGCCGTTGATTTGAGAATTGATTTTGGCATCCTCAATTGCTGCTTCCACATATTCCACTCCGATCACCTGTTTCGCTTTTTTGGCTACAAAATTGGCAATGGTTCCTGTCCCTGTATATAAATCGTATACTACCTCATCTCCCTTCAAATCGGCAAAGTTTCTGGCCACTTTATAGAGTTCGTAGGCTTGTTCTGAATTGGTTTGATAAAAGGATTTCGGTCCGATTCGGAATTTTAAGCCTTCCATTTCTTCCTCGATATAGGGAAGTCCGGCATAAGTCACTAACTCTAAATCATGAAATGTTTCATTTCCCTTTGTATTGATTACATAGAGCAAAGAGGTGATTTCAGGAAATCTGTTTTTCAGGAAATCCATCACTTGATCAATTGACTCGGGGTCAGATTCTCCGAATTGCACAATGACCATGGTTTGTCCGGTGCTGGTAGTGCGAATGATCAGGTTTCTTAGCAATCCCACCTGATTTCGGATATCATAGAATGACAACTTATTTTCCAGGGCAAAACTTCTCAATTCATTTCTAACATCATTGGAAATTCCACCTTGTAAATAACAATGATCTACATCTATGATCTTATCAAACATTTTGGGAATATGAAAACCTAAGGCATTTCGATCAAAATCTTCTTCTGACCTGATTTGCTCCAGAGTAAGCCATTTCTTATTACTGAAGGTAAAATCTAATTTATTCCTATAATATTGGATTTGTTCGGAACCTAGCGTAGGTAGTACTTCCGGTAGTGCTACTTTTGCGATTCGCTGAAATTGGTCCAGCACCTGTTGTCGTTTGTAGGTTTTTTGCAAGTCATAATTAATATGTTGCCATTTACAGCCACCGCAAGTGCCGAAGTGGGAACAAAAAGGGTCAATTCTATCTTTAGAATATTGATGGAAGGCAACAGGTTCTCCTTCCATAAAGGAACTCTTTCCTTTCGTAATTCTAACATCTACCACATCTCCAGGTGCAACACCGGATACAAACACGACTTTTCCATCATGATGTCCCACACATTTACCTTCCGAAGCAATTCGTTCGATTTGAAGATTGGTGACTATTTTATTTTTCATTTTCCGCGACATGGGCGCAAAATTAGGGAAAAACATAGGGCCAAAGAAAATCCATGTTTAAAAGGTGGCACGATCCTTTCATTTTTTTTGTTTTGACTATCTTTGTAAGATCGTAAACCCATGGAATTTAAGAACAAAGTCGTCGTAATTACAGGAGCAACTTCAGGAATTGGTGCTGCTTGCGCGTATGCATTTGGTCGAGAAGGTGCAAAAATTGCTATTACAGGCAGAAATGCTGAGAAATTAGCGGTTGAAAGAGAAATCCTGGAAGAAGCAGGAATTGATGTTTTGGCAATTTTGGCGGACGCTGCTTCTGAATTGGATAACCAAAAAATGGCTGATGAAGTATTAGCCGTCTATGGTAGAATCGATATTTTGATCAATAATGCTGGGATTTCCATGCGGGCCTTATTTCAGGATCTGGATTTGGATGTCTTTAAGAAGGTAATGGACACCAATTTTTGGGGAACTATTTACGCGACGAAATATTGTTTACCTTCTATTATGGAAAACAAAGGTTCTATTATTGGGATTTCTTCCATTAATGGATTTAGAGGAACTCCTGCCAGGACTGCATATACGGCTAGTAAATATGCGATGAATGGATTTTTTGAATCGCTTAGAACGGAAGTCATGCATAACGGAGTCCATGTTTTGGTTGCGTCTCCGGGATTTACTGCTTCCAATATTCGGAACAATGCACTTACGGCCCATGGGGCTTCTCAAGGTGAATCACCCAGAGATGAATCAAATATGATGTCCCCAGAAGATGTGGCAGATGCCATTTTGAAAGCTACCAAAAAGAGGAAAAGAGATTTAGTCTTAACCACCCAAGGCAAACTCGCCGTATTTTTAAATAAGTGGATTCCCGGAATCATGGATGGTATGGTTTATCGGGAAATGGCCAAGGAACCAGATTCGCCTTTTAAATAAATGGGAGAATCGATCTTTCAAAACTACCTGAATAGATTGACTGACTTGTCTTCAAAAAACAAGTCGCTGTACATCCCCAAAGTTGAAGGAAGTGGATTTCTAGATCTTCAAGAATTTGATTTCCTAAATGGGGAGCCAGCTTTTGAGATCATAAGAAAAGCGATTCAAGGAAAGAAATCTATTTTTCTTATTCCAATAGCTGACCCTCGACAAACTTCCAGCAACCAACTTTCCAAGGCACTCTCCAAATTACAGTTTAGGGACCAGTTGACCCAAGAGGAAACCGGGGAGCATACCTTGGCTATTGCTTGGCTTTTTGTAGAAGGCAAGATGATGAATGGGCAGGTGCTTAGAGCGCCATTGCTGATGCATCCGGTAGCCATTCGGAAAGAAAAAGAACAATGGAACCTCTGCATTCAAGGCGAGTGGCAGATCAATCCTGCATTTTTATTGGCCTATCAATTGGCTTACCAACATGAATTGGATGTTGAAAAACTAGAGGAGCAACTAAACTCCCTGTCCAAAGATCCCATGGAATTTAGAACTGGCCTGTCCAAATTGATTCAGGATACATTCTCTATTCAACTTCATTCTGCACTTTTTGAAGACAAGATTCATTTTTTTCCAAATTCCCAGAAGTCTTTGGATCAAGATCAATTCAAGGATGGAAAAATCAGTTTGAAACCCTATGCTCTGCTTGGGCAATATGGGCAAAAAGAAAGTTTTCTGTTTAAGGAATATGAATACCTATTGGAGCATTATGGAAATCATGATTTAGAACAGGTGTTTCAGGAGTTCTTTGCATTGGATGCTGAATTGCCTGATCCTAAGGAGTCCAACCTGTTTCCGGTTTTTCCTTTGGATTCTTCGCAGGAGCAGGTATTACATTCCGTGCGGAAGGGGAAAAGTCTGGTAGTAGAGGGGCCTCCGGGAACAGGGAAATCCCAGCTCATTGCGAATTTGGTTTCAGATTACATTTCCAGAGGAAAAAAGGTGTTGGTGGTTTCCCAAAAACGAGCGGCGTTGGATGTGGTGTATGAGCGAATGCATAAGGCAGGTTTTGGAGAGTTCTTGGCCTTGGTCCATGATTATAGAGCCGATCAAAAGGAACTGTTCGCAAAAATCAAAAAACAGATTGATTCTATAGAACAGTATCAGGAATTAAACCGAGGGATTGACTCCATGCATTTGGAGAGGGAAATTTCACTTCGGTCCAAAATGATTGAATCACTTTCTTCCAAATTTGAAGATTTAAGGGAGAGTTTACTGGATAGTACTCAAGCGGGATTGCCCATCAAGGCCATGTATTTGATGTCTGGAGGTTCCAGTAGCCCAAGGTTGCTCCATGATGCTGGACTGCTTCAATTGAACTGGGAAGAAGCCAATGAATTTAAAAGTGAGTTTCGAATTTTTAAATCCTATTCAGAAAAATTCACCTCGACCTTTTGGAAACATAGAAACTCTTTTGCTCATGTTGATTCTCAACATTTCGCTTCTGTCCAAGAAATCTTGGTATCACTGGATAATTTTTATACAGAAAATATTCCTGAGCATTCTGATCAGACAAGCTGGGAGGGGGTACTGAAATACATGTTGGAGAATGATGCCATTTCAGATAAGCTGGAAGAAGTGATTCAAGGGTTCGACCAATTGGGAAATCCTTCACTTGCTTTGGAATTGATGCTATTTCCAAAAAGGAAAAAGGAACTGAAAAAGATTCAGGAATGGACCAAATTATCAAAAAACCGATTGGATTCCCTCTCCCTGAATCTGCCAGAAAATTTGCCTGCCGTAATGGAGGAGTCTGTCATGTTAAAAGAGAAGCTTCAACATTGGAAGGATCGATGGATGCTTTATTTTGCAAAGGGTAAGTATCCAAACATTGCTGCTTGGTTAGACCAAAATGGATTGAAATTCAATCTTCAAAACCTAAGAGTGTTGTTGAATGAATTGGATCAATTAGCCGACATGGCATCTGAAATTACTGCTCTTCCTAGTTTTTCAACACTGAACCTCTCCTTAGAAAGTTTAGAAAAGCACCAAAAGGAATTGAATGAACTACTCTATTGGGAAGAATTATGGATAAATATTCCGGTGTTAGAATCCTTCCACAATTGGAGAAAATTTGAAAAGAAGCCTGAAGAGCTTTCCATCTTTCTAAAACAGGTACAGAGAAAGGTCCACAGCTTTGAAAAACAAATGATGTCCTGGAAAATGTATTTTTCTCCTTGGCAAATCGGAGAGATTTTGTTCCGGAAACAGAAAGTTCCTCATGCGAATTTATTTCAGGAATTATCCGAGTTGAAGGCATTTGATCAATTTTTAGAAAACTGGGAGCTATCGAAAAGGAAAATTGCCGAAAATTTACAGAGGGAGTATCCAAAAGTTGACACTGAGTTTCAGGTTGAGGTGTTTGAGAACGCTTGGTATTCTAGTTGGATTTCAGAAATCGAGAAAAGGAATCCAGTTCTTGCTGAGGCTGGTGGCATGAAGCTATTCCATCAAATGCAGGAACTGAAAACTGCTATTTTGGAAAAAAGAGCGATGGCCAAAGATGTGGCTATGCTCCGGCTTCGGGAGCATATGAGTTCCGGTCTTGAGTTTAATCGATTGGGGAACCGAGTAACCTATCGGGAATTAGCACATCAAGTCAATAAAAAGCGTCAAAAATGGCCAGTTCGTAAAGTGATCAGTGAGTTGGGAGAGGAGGTGTTCCGTGTCTTGCCTTGTTGGTTGGCCAGTCCCGAAACGGTCTCAGCGGTATTTCCAACCCAGGATATTTCCCAAGGCATATTTGATTTGGTAATATTTGATGAAGCCTCACAATGCCAAGTGGAGAGAGGGCTGCCTGCGATGTTAAGAGGAAAGCAGGTAGTAATTGCTGGGGATTCCAAGCAGTTAAAGCCTTCTGATTTCTATCAAGTCAAATGGGACTCAGAGGAGGAGGGAGTGGCATTTGAATCGGAATCATTGCTGGAACTGGCTGGATACTTCTTTGAAAAGCGACAGTTAAAAGGGCATTACAGATCTACGGATCCTGCATTAATCCATTTTTCCAATTCACATTTCTACGAAAATCAACTAGAAACTTTGCCTGATTATGGTACAGTTAGATGCAAACATGCAGCATTTACCTGGCAAAAAGTAGAAGGCATATGGGAAAATCAAATCAATAGACAGGAAGCCGAAGCGGTATTGGAAAAAGTAAAAGATGTAGTGTTGAATTATCCTGAAGACACCATTGGGGTGGTGACGGGCAATTATTTCCAGATGGAGTTGATTCGGGAAGTACTTTGGAGTTCGGGGGTGCAGGATAAAGGGATCAAGGTTCGAAATATCGAAAATGT is a genomic window containing:
- a CDS encoding AAA domain-containing protein, with protein sequence MGESIFQNYLNRLTDLSSKNKSLYIPKVEGSGFLDLQEFDFLNGEPAFEIIRKAIQGKKSIFLIPIADPRQTSSNQLSKALSKLQFRDQLTQEETGEHTLAIAWLFVEGKMMNGQVLRAPLLMHPVAIRKEKEQWNLCIQGEWQINPAFLLAYQLAYQHELDVEKLEEQLNSLSKDPMEFRTGLSKLIQDTFSIQLHSALFEDKIHFFPNSQKSLDQDQFKDGKISLKPYALLGQYGQKESFLFKEYEYLLEHYGNHDLEQVFQEFFALDAELPDPKESNLFPVFPLDSSQEQVLHSVRKGKSLVVEGPPGTGKSQLIANLVSDYISRGKKVLVVSQKRAALDVVYERMHKAGFGEFLALVHDYRADQKELFAKIKKQIDSIEQYQELNRGIDSMHLEREISLRSKMIESLSSKFEDLRESLLDSTQAGLPIKAMYLMSGGSSSPRLLHDAGLLQLNWEEANEFKSEFRIFKSYSEKFTSTFWKHRNSFAHVDSQHFASVQEILVSLDNFYTENIPEHSDQTSWEGVLKYMLENDAISDKLEEVIQGFDQLGNPSLALELMLFPKRKKELKKIQEWTKLSKNRLDSLSLNLPENLPAVMEESVMLKEKLQHWKDRWMLYFAKGKYPNIAAWLDQNGLKFNLQNLRVLLNELDQLADMASEITALPSFSTLNLSLESLEKHQKELNELLYWEELWINIPVLESFHNWRKFEKKPEELSIFLKQVQRKVHSFEKQMMSWKMYFSPWQIGEILFRKQKVPHANLFQELSELKAFDQFLENWELSKRKIAENLQREYPKVDTEFQVEVFENAWYSSWISEIEKRNPVLAEAGGMKLFHQMQELKTAILEKRAMAKDVAMLRLREHMSSGLEFNRLGNRVTYRELAHQVNKKRQKWPVRKVISELGEEVFRVLPCWLASPETVSAVFPTQDISQGIFDLVIFDEASQCQVERGLPAMLRGKQVVIAGDSKQLKPSDFYQVKWDSEEEGVAFESESLLELAGYFFEKRQLKGHYRSTDPALIHFSNSHFYENQLETLPDYGTVRCKHAAFTWQKVEGIWENQINRQEAEAVLEKVKDVVLNYPEDTIGVVTGNYFQMELIREVLWSSGVQDKGIKVRNIENVQGDEFDQVILSLGYAHNREGRLVTNFGLLGKSGAENRLNVAISRARKKMHVISSLEPIDFRSSHLQNPGLSLLRSFLLFVQEQAKSPGVQAPEVQRVGFEVDWSLKKRLLKQDASFTDSVPSSVMDLIQQESDGQWKAILTDDQRFFNASSAKAAMTYHPILLEQKGWKWDWKWSREEFFK
- the rlmD gene encoding 23S rRNA (uracil(1939)-C(5))-methyltransferase RlmD codes for the protein MSRKMKNKIVTNLQIERIASEGKCVGHHDGKVVFVSGVAPGDVVDVRITKGKSSFMEGEPVAFHQYSKDRIDPFCSHFGTCGGCKWQHINYDLQKTYKRQQVLDQFQRIAKVALPEVLPTLGSEQIQYYRNKLDFTFSNKKWLTLEQIRSEEDFDRNALGFHIPKMFDKIIDVDHCYLQGGISNDVRNELRSFALENKLSFYDIRNQVGLLRNLIIRTTSTGQTMVIVQFGESDPESIDQVMDFLKNRFPEITSLLYVINTKGNETFHDLELVTYAGLPYIEEEMEGLKFRIGPKSFYQTNSEQAYELYKVARNFADLKGDEVVYDLYTGTGTIANFVAKKAKQVIGVEYVEAAIEDAKINSQINGIENTLFYAGDMKDILNEEFIQNHAAPDVIITDPPRAGMDEKVVQMLLRLEAPKVVYVSCNPATQARDVALLAEKYDVVKIQPVDMFPQTYHVENVILLTKRTS
- a CDS encoding SDR family oxidoreductase translates to MEFKNKVVVITGATSGIGAACAYAFGREGAKIAITGRNAEKLAVEREILEEAGIDVLAILADAASELDNQKMADEVLAVYGRIDILINNAGISMRALFQDLDLDVFKKVMDTNFWGTIYATKYCLPSIMENKGSIIGISSINGFRGTPARTAYTASKYAMNGFFESLRTEVMHNGVHVLVASPGFTASNIRNNALTAHGASQGESPRDESNMMSPEDVADAILKATKKRKRDLVLTTQGKLAVFLNKWIPGIMDGMVYREMAKEPDSPFK